ttagagataagaggccagcctgaacaacttagtaagaccttgctTTAgccttgagctgctgggattacaggtatgttccACCCTATCTGGCTcataactttttgttgttgttttgctgttctgattagttgtacatgacaacagaatgcattttgacacattgtacacaaatagagctcATAACTTGGTTTTGACTACTGTTAACACTGGTGCATGAACTGAGGGAATTATGGTGTTAGGCCTACATTTGGGGAGaggatttttttgtatttcttttaaggaacatttaaaacaaattgttGTACTTGAGTCTTGCCACACAGTCTACAGAGCAACCTGCTTAAAATGCAAGTCTAGCTATCATGTCTTTTTGTAGCGTCCCTTTCCTACAGGTACAGAGTACCCTAACATGTCTTGGTGCACTCTTATACCCCAGACTTGTGGTATTCAGTTCTTCACAGTCAGAATACTGTGTGGTTACCTTTGTTAGAACATAATTGAGCTCacagagccaggcactgtggtataTGGAGCAGATGTACTGTGTTATGGAACATGGTATATATCTTGCATTTAGCAAAAGGACTATTTAATAGTTACCAATAAGAGATTGAGAACCAGTGATCCATAGGTAAAATACAATTCTTCTTAATAAGAAACCTGACCTCTTGACTTGACTGCCCCTTATTCCATTTAATTGTTGGCTTCTTTCCATGTTATACCGTATACTCAGGTAATACTgaactatttttagttttcttgttCATAGTGTATTTTTCAGTCTCTGGACCTTTGCCTGAGATCTCTATCTGCTTGAGATCTCCCCACAAATATGTTCTTCAAAAACTAATCTCTTTAGGAAAGATTCTTTGCATTCCTATCCTCCATTAAACTAAGTGGCTTATTTTGCTCTTTGCTGCTACACTGTACATATTTCTATCTGTGTATTTGCTGCATTATATTGGAATTGCTTGCGAAACACAATTACATTTTGCAACGTAAGCGTCTTAATGGCAGGGATTCTATTTTATTCATCCTTGAATAGCACAGTGCATGGTATTATTTTGAATGAATATTTGTTAAACTAAATGTGATTGAGGTGATGAAGGAATAGACAGTCTATATAGAATATATCTGTAGGTACCACatatacaattttaataaaaacaactttcatttcaatcagttttatgtatttatatatatttcttctttttttcatgttttcttggaTGAATGGaaatagagaagaagaaaatgaggtaAGTATAATTTAACTAGTTGTTCAGTGATATGGGATTGACTTCTAAGTACATTTCAGAGATTGGGTAAAagctgaaaacattttaaagctttagcttttattttgaattaggCTACAGTTATCACATTGAGGAATGTTGTATAACACAAGAAAATGGGTTTTAAACTTTAGAGTTTCAAGAGCTTTCTTTAGGAAAGGTAGAGGAGGCTGGAAGCTCTAGAGACAGTTTTGtctgttttatatttattgagctttAATGTGAGATTTAATTTGAAAAGTGGATTCTGTTTCTTAAAAGCATTTGAAAACCACTGCTTAATGATATGTGGAAATTCTTACTTTCCCAATTGAATGGTTACTATATACTTTTGAATACTGATTTCATATTTCACCATGTTGAAGGAGAAAATTATTCTCTTAAATAACCAAAGTTGATTAAGGAACATCAATTAGGAAACTTTTGCAGATGGCATGCACCTCATCAATTTAGGCTTGAGTTTGTTGCTGTAGACTTTTCATATGTTCTTTCTACAACCTAAGTTATATCTTTTAGCTTCTAAGTCACACCATTTCCTTTGGTGGTTTGGCAAATAGTGGAGGGAGAAATCTTATTTGGTATATTATACATTGTTGCTCATACAGAATTACCATTCTATAAAATGGCATCGCCTAAGCATGTCTAGACCAGGCAGAGAATGTGGCAGTGCACCAGGGCAGAGTGAtttccaggaaaacagaaggCCTGGTCCTCTTTTGCTTAttacctcatctataaaatgaatgaGGTGGGAAGTTGTTCTGTATTGGTGGTTTCCCAAACCTGGAAAGTTCATCAGAATTGCTTTTGGTGCTTATTGTCTATACCTCCTGTACCCACTTGCCctcaaagaaagcaaaaatgtcCCAGACTTTCTTGCTTTACCTCAGAGTTATTGAATCAGTATTCCCTAAAGAGTGGATTATAAGTCTGTggattttttttgcagggggcggggtactggggattgaactctggggtgcttgaccactgagctatatccctagccctattttgtattttatttagagacaggttctcactgagtgccttagcgccttgccattgttgaggctggctttgatcctcctacctcagcctcaccagccactgggattacaggcatgtgccactacacccggCTATAGGTCTGTCTTTTTCCACACACCTAACTGAATCTGTATGATATCAGACCATTGATTTTATTGCTCtcctctattctttcttttcagatataaCACAAGAACAAACTGTTTTGAGTACTGAGATATTACCTACTGCTCTTTTGTGTATATATCCTTTAAATACACAgtgggttttaaaaaattcttgttgAAAATGTTAGCTGAAAAATGTTATCTGAAAAATTGATTGAAATGCTTTACGTAAGAGAAAAcaagaatggaaaaaatatgtgTTAATTATTAAAGCTGGGAGTGGGTTCTTAGTGGTTTATTATACTGTTCTCTACACATTttaatatgtttgaaaatttccataataaggagttttaaaaataatctgtatcAACCAAGTACggtagtgcatgcctgcaatcccagcaattaaggaggctgaggcaggaggatcacaagttcaaagccagcctcagtaactttagtgaggccctcagcaactcagcaagactctgtctcaaaatgaaaaataaaaagagctgggaatgtgctcagtagttaagtatccctgggttcaatcactagtacccgCTCCCCCATCTGTATCATAGTGAAATTAATTctacttgttatttattttgttttttaagacatTATCTGAATGCTAGGTGTGGTAGTgcaatgcctgtaatcctagtgacttgggaggtgaagcaggaggatcactagttcaaggccagccttggcaatttagcgagaccctcaacaaaagacagggtcttattaagccATAAAAGTCTTTCATAAACATTTAAACTGCAGCACTAGCCATTTAATAGTAATACTGTTtgttaataattgtttttttttccatttataggCAAAAATTGAAAATGTGCAAAAACCAGGTTTCATCAAAGGACCAATGTTCAAAGGTGTTGCTTCTAGTCGATTTTTGCCCAAAGGCACCAAGACAAAAGTTAATTTGGAGGAACAGGGACGACAGAAGGTGTCATTCAGCTTCAGCCTTACAAAAAAAACTTTGCAGAATAGATTTCTCACAGCACTTGGCAATGAAAAGCAAAATGATACTCCAAATTCCCCAGCTACACCTCTTCAAGTAGATTCAACTCCTAAAAGTAAAATGGACATTGGAGACACATTATCTACTACAGAAGAATCTTCCCCACCAAAATCAAGAGTGGAATTGGGcaaaattcattttaagaaaCACCTGCTTCATGTAACATCCAGGCCACCACTGACTACTACTACAGCTGCAGCATCTCCATCTCCTCCCATAGTACATTTACCAGCAATCATAGCAGAATCAACAACTGTAGACTCACCACCTtcatctccacctccacctccaccaccgCCCCAAGCTACAACACCCTCACCACCAGCACCAATGATAGAGCCAACGGCCTTGCCACATACATCAGTAACAGTTCCAGTGACAGCACCAGTATCCTTACCAGTAGATGTAGCAGTTAGAACTCCAAAAGAACCACCAGTTACAATTGTACCAGAATCTTTGGAAGTGGATACTAAGCAGGACACTGTATCTAATAGTTTAGAAGAACACATAATTCAAAATTTGAACGAGCAAGCAGATATTCCCTCACAAAAAGAAGATTCCCATattgggaaggaagaagaaattccAGATAGTTCTAAGATTAGTCTGAGTGTTAAAAAACCAAGTTCTAAGAAGAAATCTTCACAATTTGAAGGCACATTTCTTGGCTCAGAATCTGACGAAGATTCTGTACGGACTTCCTCAAGTCAAAGAtcacatgatttaaaaatttcagcaagcattgaaaaggaaagagatttaaaaaagagCTCAGCACCTTCAAAAAGTGAGGAGTTAGGGAAATCTTCACGATCTAAAACAGAAagagatgataaatattttagctATTCAAAACTTGAAAGAGATACTCGGTATATGTCTTCCCGATGTAGATCAGAAAGAGAGCGAAGGCGCAGCAGATCTCGTTCTAGATCTGAGAGGGGCTCTAGAACTAGTTTATCCTATTCCCGGTCAGAACGATCTCATTATTATGACTCTGATCGCCGCTACCATAGGAGTTCCCCATATCGAGAGAGAACACGCTATTCTCGGCCATATATAGATAACCGGGCACGAGAAAGTTCTGACTCTGAAGATGAATATAAGAAGTCCTACTCAAGGCGCACGTCATCTCATTCCTCCTCTTACAGAGACCTAAGGACATCATCATCCTATTCTAAATCTGATCGGGACTGCAAAACTGAGACCTCTTATGTAGAGATTGAGAGAAGAGGAAAGTATTCTTCAAAACTAGAAAGAGAATCCAAAAGGACTTCAGAAAGTGAAGCAATAAAAAGATGTTGTTCTCCCAGTGAATTGGGATTCCGGCGGGGGTCATCATATTCCAAGCACGATTATAGTGCTTCCCGTTATAAATCTGCCCTTTCAAAACCTATACCCAAGtctgataaatttaaaaattctttctgttGTACAGaattaaatgaagaaagcaaACAGTCTCATACTTTTAGTTTACATACTCCTTGTTCAAAAGGTAATGAATTAAGAACtattaataaaatttctgaaagagaaaagacTGGGTGCCCATCTCCATCAAATCGATTAAATGATTCACCTGCTTTTAAAAAGCTAGATGAATCACCTATTTTTAAGTCTGAATTTATAGGACACGATAGCCATGATAGTATTAAAGAATTGGACTCTTTATCTAAAATGAAGAATGATCAGATAAGAAGTTTTTGTCCCattgaattaaatataaatggatctCCTGGGGCAGAATCTGATTCGGCAACATTTTGCACTTCTAAGACTGATGTTATTTTGATGACTTCTGATGATAGTGTGACTGGATCAGAGGTATCCCCTTTGGTCAAACCATGCTTGTTTTCATCAAATGGATTTCAGAATATTAGTAAATGCAAGGAAAAAGACTTGGATGATACTTGCATGCAGCATAGTAAGTCAAAAAGTCCTTTTAAAGAAACAGAACCTCTAGTGTCACCACACCATGATAAACTCATGTCTTTGCCAGTTATGACTACAGATTATTCTAAAACAGTTAAAGAACCAGTTGATATGAGAGTTTCTTGCTGCAAAACCAAAGATTCAGATAGATATTCTACCACAAATGAGAGTAACCCTTCTTTGTGTTATTCTGAAGCTGAAAATATTGATCCTTCAGTTATGAAGATTTCTTCAAATAGCTTTAAGAATGTGCATTTGGAATCAAAAACAGTTATATGTGATAATAGAAATCTGTCAGATCACTCAAAATTTGCATGTGAAGAATATAAGCAGAGTGTTGGTAGCACTAGTTCAGCTTCTGTTAATCATTTTGATGATTTATGTGAACCTATAGGGAGTTCAGGTATTGCTTCATCTCTTCAGAGTCTTCCACTAGGAATAAAAGTGGACAGTTTAACTCTCTTGCAGTGTGGTGAGAATACATCTCCAATTCTTGATGCAGTACTGAAGAgtaaaaaaaacacagaatttttaaagcatgcaggaaaagaaacaatagaagACGTAGGTAGTGGCCTTCCTGATTCAGGAAAGGGATTTGCTTCCTGGGAAAACAGGCATAATAATGGGTTATCAGGGAAATGTTTGCAAGAGGCTCAAGAAGAAGGGAATTCCATATTGCTtgaaaggagagagagaccagaaatCTCTTTAGATGAAGAAGGAGATAGAGGACATGTGCATACTTCTGATGACTCTGAAGTTGTATTTTCATCTTGCGATTTGAATTTAACCATGGAAGACAGTGATGGAGTAACTTATTCCTTAAAGTGTGACAGTAGTGGTCATGCGCCAGAAATTGTGTCTACTGTCCATGAAGATTATTCTGGTTCTTCTGAAGGTTCAAGTGATGAGAGTGATTCAGAAGATACAGACTCTGATGATAGCAGTATTCCAAGAAACCGTCTCCAGTCTGTTGTGGTTGTGCCAAAGAATTCTACTTTGCCCATGGAAGAAACAAGTCCTTGTTCTTCTCGGAGCAGTCAAAGTTACAAACACTATTCTGACCACTGGGAAGATGAGAGAATGGAGTCAAGGAGACATTCATATGAGGAAAAATTTGAGAGTATAGCAAGtaaaggctgtcctcaaactgataagttttttcttcataaagGAATAGAGAAGAATCTAGAAATTTCTTTTACACAGTCCAGCAGAAAACAAGTAGATAATCACCTGCCTGAAATTACTCATCCTCAGAGTGATGGTGTTGATAGTACAAGTCATACAGATGTGAAATCTGACCCTCTAGGTCGCCCAAATTTAGAGGAAGCAGTAAAAGCCAAAACATCTTCCAGGCAACAAGATGACCTGCCTGTTTATTCTTCTGATGATTTTGAAGATGTCCCAAGTAAATCTCGGCAACAGACTACTTTCCCTAACAGGCCAGACAGTAGACTGGGAAAAACAGAGTtgagtttttcttcctcttgtgaGATCTCCCGCATGGATGGCTTACACTCTTCAGAAGAGCTCAGAAATCTAGGATGGGACTTCTCTCAACAAGAAAAGCCTACTACCACATATCAGCAGCCTGATAGCAGCTATGGAGCCTGTGGTGCACACAGGTATCAGCAAAGTGTAGAGCAATGTAGTGGTTACTGGCAAGGCAATGGCTACTGGGATCCAAGATCAGCAGGTAGACCTCCTGGAACTGGGGTTGCTTATGATCGAATTCAAGGACAGGTACCGGATTCCCTAACAGATGACCGTGAAGAGGAGGACAGTTGGGATCAACGAGGTGGATCCCACTTTTTAAGTCAGTCCAATAAATACCTTCTGTCCCTTCATAAGGACAAAGGGTCAGTGCAAGCACCTGAAATAAGCAGCAATTCTATTAAGGACTCTTTATCTGTGAATGAAAggaaagatttttcaaaaaatttggaaaaaaatgatataaaagatAGAGGGCCTCCTAAAAAACGGAGGCAGGAATTGGAGAGTGATTCTGAAAGTGATAGTGAGCTTCAGGACAGAAAGAAAGTTAGAGTGGAGATGGATCAGGGAGAGACATCAGTGCCCCTAGGCTCAGCGCTGATCGGGCCTTCCTGTGTCATGGATGACTTTAGGGACCCACAGCGATGGAAAGAGTGTGCCAAGCAGGGGAAGATGCCTTGCTACTTTGATCTTattgaagaaaatgtttatttaacaGAAAGGTGAGCCTAGTTAATTCTTGTCTGAcaaattttagtttattatttttgttaaaaaaattaatttttcaacaaTTCAGACTGTGAAGTAGAGTTTGtgtgataaaatataaatttaaaaaatttataaaagtatttttacaaAAACTCTTTGGATTTTCTAATACAGATTCCTTTCCCCagttttattttccctcttaGGAAAGgaaatgtcttcatttatttctctcatCATTTTTTTGGTTCTAAAGGTATAATGTAGGCTAgctcaatttttctttaattccttttacAAGTGAAAGTGtgacaggaaataaaataagtgtgACATGAAATAAAACCCCAGCAAAATAATCtgctcttagaaaataaaaatttggtaatgttggatttttttattttcccaaaatgtGCATGGTGAAGCATCTTTAGGTACTTTATAAAACTAGATCGCAATAGAAAATTTTGTCAGTTGTTTTAACACATTCTTAATAGGTTAAATTTGTCAGTAACCAAATTTAAACAATCAAATTTGAAgttgttttctcctttgaaataAGTTTGTCTACATTGAGAAAGCTGCCTCTGAAACCTTTatcatcatcttttcttttttaaattatttacaattttttaaaagtttttgttgttgtaattggacacagtacctttgttttatttatttttatgtggtgctgaggatcaaacccagcgcctcacatatgctaggcgagcactttactgctgagccccagccccataatcattttcattttttttttttttttaattttgagatgtaGTCTTGTGTTGCCCAAACTGACCCTAAACTCCTGGATTTGATCCatcttcccaagtagctggtactAAACCTAGCCTTATGTTAATTATTGTATagtcatatttcattttaaaaagccatacagttttcttttaaacaaatttatacaAAAGTGATAGTACCTACCGAAGGGTTCTCTTAAAAGGTTTGGTTGAGTTAAAGCtaatgcctaattttttttttttttttttttaaatggagtagtggggattgaacccacgggcactctcccactgagctacatcctcatcccttttaaaaactttatttttagacagggtgtcattaagttgctgaagggTGACCTcaatcttgagatcctcctgcctcaacatctgagttgctgggattacaggtgtacaataccagtctcaaaactcttaaTTAAAAGCTCTTAGGGCTGggcaatatagctcagtgatagagcacttgctggCATGTACAGGATTCTGGTCTTagtccccaggactgcaaaacaaacaaaagccaaaaacaaCTTATTTAGTAGCTCCTTTTTCCCCTCAGTCTTGTATTATAACTATCATTTATTCAACCCATGAAATTtggttcttaaattttaattaaccacctatattattatttgaaactcACAATTTTTCCATATATgactttaacatttaaaattgctCAGAATCTGGGACTAAGCTGATTTGGACTAGGAAATAAGGATGTGTTCCAAAATGATAGACTTGAACTCATTCTATCCTCTCATCTGCTAAGGTTAAGGTTGCCTCTATCATGTTTTTTTGCAACACAGTTCTTAAGAGCTTTTAATATTTCAGGTGCTAGTGACTAGaagctttcttccttttgaaagaTTCACTTATGGAAATCATTAAATGGGAAACTAATGAGAGAGAGCACATATTTGATTACTTATATTATCTCCAGATTTATTTAACCAGTTTTATGAAACTTTAACCAatagaaagaagaataaatcccATCGGGATATTAAACGAATGCAGTGTGAGTGCACACCTCTTTCCAAAGATGAAAGAGCTCAAGGTGAAATAGCATGTGGGGAAGATTGTCTTAATCGTCTCCTCATGATTGAATGGTAAGTAAATTAAAATGCTCTGCTTTTACTCAACTTTTCTATTGAATgtctgtaaatattaaaaataattatcagtGAGGAGtaaagtttgacttttttttctatccGGGGATGAAAATCTCCCCTGTGTTTTGTATTAGATTATAGTACCTGGCACATTTTAAGTGCTCTGTCCTGTTACTAATGCCAGATATACtaatactaatttatattcagtctcctcttttctcttgtaatGTTTGTGTACTGGGAAGAATTGTTGgtattttttagctttcactaAAAATGAGATAAAACCCCAATGTTTCAGAAATTCATAAAGTTAAATGTCTTCCTCTCCCAAACCTCAGTCTCTTTGTTTGGAGTcttcccagaaaaaaattaatgcctATGCTGACATAAGcagatgtttttctctttttatgcatagaaataaaatcttacgtgta
This is a stretch of genomic DNA from Ictidomys tridecemlineatus isolate mIctTri1 chromosome 2, mIctTri1.hap1, whole genome shotgun sequence. It encodes these proteins:
- the Setd2 gene encoding histone-lysine N-methyltransferase SETD2 isoform X2, whose protein sequence is MKQLPPRPPPKMGDFYDPEHPTPEEEENEAKIENVQKPGFIKGPMFKGVASSRFLPKGTKTKVNLEEQGRQKVSFSFSLTKKTLQNRFLTALGNEKQNDTPNSPATPLQVDSTPKSKMDIGDTLSTTEESSPPKSRVELGKIHFKKHLLHVTSRPPLTTTTAAASPSPPIVHLPAIIAESTTVDSPPSSPPPPPPPPQATTPSPPAPMIEPTALPHTSVTVPVTAPVSLPVDVAVRTPKEPPVTIVPESLEVDTKQDTVSNSLEEHIIQNLNEQADIPSQKEDSHIGKEEEIPDSSKISLSVKKPSSKKKSSQFEGTFLGSESDEDSVRTSSSQRSHDLKISASIEKERDLKKSSAPSKSEELGKSSRSKTERDDKYFSYSKLERDTRYMSSRCRSERERRRSRSRSRSERGSRTSLSYSRSERSHYYDSDRRYHRSSPYRERTRYSRPYIDNRARESSDSEDEYKKSYSRRTSSHSSSYRDLRTSSSYSKSDRDCKTETSYVEIERRGKYSSKLERESKRTSESEAIKRCCSPSELGFRRGSSYSKHDYSASRYKSALSKPIPKSDKFKNSFCCTELNEESKQSHTFSLHTPCSKGNELRTINKISEREKTGCPSPSNRLNDSPAFKKLDESPIFKSEFIGHDSHDSIKELDSLSKMKNDQIRSFCPIELNINGSPGAESDSATFCTSKTDVILMTSDDSVTGSEVSPLVKPCLFSSNGFQNISKCKEKDLDDTCMQHSKSKSPFKETEPLVSPHHDKLMSLPVMTTDYSKTVKEPVDMRVSCCKTKDSDRYSTTNESNPSLCYSEAENIDPSVMKISSNSFKNVHLESKTVICDNRNLSDHSKFACEEYKQSVGSTSSASVNHFDDLCEPIGSSGIASSLQSLPLGIKVDSLTLLQCGENTSPILDAVLKSKKNTEFLKHAGKETIEDVGSGLPDSGKGFASWENRHNNGLSGKCLQEAQEEGNSILLERRERPEISLDEEGDRGHVHTSDDSEVVFSSCDLNLTMEDSDGVTYSLKCDSSGHAPEIVSTVHEDYSGSSEGSSDESDSEDTDSDDSSIPRNRLQSVVVVPKNSTLPMEETSPCSSRSSQSYKHYSDHWEDERMESRRHSYEEKFESIASKGCPQTDKFFLHKGIEKNLEISFTQSSRKQVDNHLPEITHPQSDGVDSTSHTDVKSDPLGRPNLEEAVKAKTSSRQQDDLPVYSSDDFEDVPSKSRQQTTFPNRPDSRLGKTELSFSSSCEISRMDGLHSSEELRNLGWDFSQQEKPTTTYQQPDSSYGACGAHRYQQSVEQCSGYWQGNGYWDPRSAGRPPGTGVAYDRIQGQVPDSLTDDREEEDSWDQRGGSHFLSQSNKYLLSLHKDKGSVQAPEISSNSIKDSLSVNERKDFSKNLEKNDIKDRGPPKKRRQELESDSESDSELQDRKKVRVEMDQGETSVPLGSALIGPSCVMDDFRDPQRWKECAKQGKMPCYFDLIEENVYLTERKKNKSHRDIKRMQCECTPLSKDERAQGEIACGEDCLNRLLMIECSSRCPNGDYCSNRRFQRKQHADVEVILTEKKGWGLRAAKDLPSNTFVLEYCGEVLDHKEFKARVKEYARNKNIHYYFMALKNDEIIDATQKGNCSRFMNHSCEPNCETQKWTVNGQLRVGFFTTKLVTSGSELTFDYQFQRYGKEAQKCFCGSANCRGYLGGENRVSIRAAGGKMKKERSRKKDSVDGELEALMENGEGLSDKNQVLSLSRLMVRIETLEQKLTCLELIQNTHSQSCLKSFLERHGLSLLWIWMAELGDGRESNQKLQEEIIKTLEHLPIPTKNMLEESKVLPIIQRWSQTKTAVPQLSEGDGYSSENTSRAHTPLNTPDPSTKLSTEADTDTPKKLMFRRLKIISENSMDSAISDATSELEGKDGKEDLDQLENVTVEDEEELQSQQLLPQQLLESKVESETTVETSKLCTSEPEADTEIELKESNVSKLEEPIAEETPSQDEEEGVSDVESERSQEQPDKTVDISDLATKLLDSWKDLKEVYRIPKKSQTEKDSSVTERGRDAVGFRDQTAAPKTPNRSRERDPDKQTQNKEKRKRRGSLSPPSSAYERGTKRPDDRYDTPTSKKKVRIKDRNKLSTEERRKLFEQEVAQREAQKQQQQMQNLGMTSPLPYDSLGYNAPHHPFAGYPPGYPMQAYVDPSNPNAGKVLLPTPSMEPVCSPAPYDHAQPLVGHSTEPLAAPPPVPVVPHAAAPVEVSSSQYVAQSDGVVHQDSTVAVMPVPAPGPVQGQNYSVWDSNQQSVSVQQQYSPAQSQATIYYQGQTCPTVYGVTSPYSQTTPPIVQSYAQTSLQYIQGQQIFTAHPQGVVVQPAAAVTTIVTPGQPQPLQPPEMVVTNNLLDLPPPSPPKPKTIVLPPNWKTARDPEGKIYYYHVITRQTQWDPPTWESPGDDASLEHEAEMDLGTPTYDENPMKTSKKPKTAEADTSSELAKKSKEVFRKEMSQFIVQCLNPYRKPDCKVGRITTTEDFKHLARKLTHGVMNKELKYCKNPEDLECNENVKHKTKEYIKKYMQKFGAVYKPKEDTELE
- the Setd2 gene encoding histone-lysine N-methyltransferase SETD2 isoform X1; translated protein: MKQLPPRPPPKMGDFYDPEHPTPEEEENEAKIENVQKPGFIKGPMFKGVASSRFLPKGTKTKVNLEEQGRQKVSFSFSLTKKTLQNRFLTALGNEKQNDTPNSPATPLQVDSTPKSKMDIGDTLSTTEESSPPKSRVELGKIHFKKHLLHVTSRPPLTTTTAAASPSPPIVHLPAIIAESTTVDSPPSSPPPPPPPPQATTPSPPAPMIEPTALPHTSVTVPVTAPVSLPVDVAVRTPKEPPVTIVPESLEVDTKQDTVSNSLEEHIIQNLNEQADIPSQKEDSHIGKEEEIPDSSKISLSVKKPSSKKKSSQFEGTFLGSESDEDSVRTSSSQRSHDLKISASIEKERDLKKSSAPSKSEELGKSSRSKTERDDKYFSYSKLERDTRYMSSRCRSERERRRSRSRSRSERGSRTSLSYSRSERSHYYDSDRRYHRSSPYRERTRYSRPYIDNRARESSDSEDEYKKSYSRRTSSHSSSYRDLRTSSSYSKSDRDCKTETSYVEIERRGKYSSKLERESKRTSESEAIKRCCSPSELGFRRGSSYSKHDYSASRYKSALSKPIPKSDKFKNSFCCTELNEESKQSHTFSLHTPCSKGNELRTINKISEREKTGCPSPSNRLNDSPAFKKLDESPIFKSEFIGHDSHDSIKELDSLSKMKNDQIRSFCPIELNINGSPGAESDSATFCTSKTDVILMTSDDSVTGSEVSPLVKPCLFSSNGFQNISKCKEKDLDDTCMQHSKSKSPFKETEPLVSPHHDKLMSLPVMTTDYSKTVKEPVDMRVSCCKTKDSDRYSTTNESNPSLCYSEAENIDPSVMKISSNSFKNVHLESKTVICDNRNLSDHSKFACEEYKQSVGSTSSASVNHFDDLCEPIGSSGIASSLQSLPLGIKVDSLTLLQCGENTSPILDAVLKSKKNTEFLKHAGKETIEDVGSGLPDSGKGFASWENRHNNGLSGKCLQEAQEEGNSILLERRERPEISLDEEGDRGHVHTSDDSEVVFSSCDLNLTMEDSDGVTYSLKCDSSGHAPEIVSTVHEDYSGSSEGSSDESDSEDTDSDDSSIPRNRLQSVVVVPKNSTLPMEETSPCSSRSSQSYKHYSDHWEDERMESRRHSYEEKFESIASKGCPQTDKFFLHKGIEKNLEISFTQSSRKQVDNHLPEITHPQSDGVDSTSHTDVKSDPLGRPNLEEAVKAKTSSRQQDDLPVYSSDDFEDVPSKSRQQTTFPNRPDSRLGKTELSFSSSCEISRMDGLHSSEELRNLGWDFSQQEKPTTTYQQPDSSYGACGAHRYQQSVEQCSGYWQGNGYWDPRSAGRPPGTGVAYDRIQGQVPDSLTDDREEEDSWDQRGGSHFLSQSNKYLLSLHKDKGSVQAPEISSNSIKDSLSVNERKDFSKNLEKNDIKDRGPPKKRRQELESDSESDSELQDRKKVRVEMDQGETSVPLGSALIGPSCVMDDFRDPQRWKECAKQGKMPCYFDLIEENVYLTERKKNKSHRDIKRMQCECTPLSKDERAQGEIACGEDCLNRLLMIECSSRCPNGDYCSNRRFQRKQHADVEVILTEKKGWGLRAAKDLPSNTFVLEYCGEVLDHKEFKARVKEYARNKNIHYYFMALKNDEIIDATQKGNCSRFMNHSCEPNCETQKWTVNGQLRVGFFTTKLVTSGSELTFDYQFQRYGKEAQKCFCGSANCRGYLGGENRVSIRAAGGKMKKERSRKKDSVDGELEALMENGEGLSDKNQVLSLSRLMVRIETLEQKLTCLELIQNTHSQSCLKSFLERHGLSLLWIWMAELGDGRESNQKLQEEIIKTLEHLPIPTKNMLEESKVLPIIQRWSQTKTAVPQLSEGDGYSSENTSRAHTPLNTPDPSTKLSTEADTDTPKKLMFRRLKIISENSMDSAISDATSELEGKDGKEDLDQLENVTVEDEEELQSQQLLPQQLLESKVESETTVETSKLCTSEPEADTEIELKESNVSKLEEPIAEETPSQDEEEGVSDVESERSQEQPDKTVDISDLATKLLDSWKDLKEVYRIPKKSQTEKDSSVTERGRDAVGFRDQTAAPKTPNRSRERDPDKQTQNKEKRKRRGSLSPPSSAYERGTKRPDDRYDTPTSKKKVRIKDRNKLSTEERRKLFEQEVAQREAQKQQQQMQNLGMTSPLPYDSLGYNAPHHPFAGYPPGYPMQAYVDPSNPNAGKVLLPTPSMEPVCSPAPYDHAQPLVGHSTEPLAAPPPVPVVPHAAAPVEVSSSQYVAQSDGVVHQDSTVAVMPVPAPGPVQGQNYSVWDSNQQSVSVQQQYSPAQSQATIYYQGQTCPTVYGVTSPYSQTTPPIVQSYAQTSLQYIQGQQIFTAHPQGVVVQPAAAVTTIVTPGQPQPLQPPEMVVTNNLLDLPPPSPPKPKTIVLPPNWKTARDPEGKIYYYHVITRQTQWDPPTWESPGDDASLEHEAEMDLGTPTYDENPMKYCSLLLVILYSLPSSIL